The following coding sequences are from one Acidobacteriota bacterium window:
- a CDS encoding xanthine dehydrogenase family protein subunit M produces the protein MKNFEYLTPKTIGEALNYLEMHGDKAKIIAGGVDLISLLKEWIEDPEILINIKGIKELKFVREDENFLRIGSLVTLSEITQNEIIKKNYGILVESCLKAASPQVRNQGTIGGNLCQRPRCWYFRGNFNCLRKDGTICYAVQGDNRYHAIFSPGGCYYVHPSDPAVALIALDAKVKIMNKKEEKIIDLERFFVNTDKDVKKETILDRNDILSEILIPKKKKKIEERFFKVSDRAVWSFAIVNLAGIFEVQKGVCNFSRIAIGGVAPVPLRASRVEESIKDKKLNEKIIKIASDVAVQGATSMEMNDYKLDLVKNLIDKTLSSLTGN, from the coding sequence ATGAAAAATTTTGAATATTTAACCCCGAAAACTATAGGAGAAGCGCTTAATTATCTTGAAATGCATGGAGATAAAGCAAAAATAATCGCAGGGGGCGTTGATCTGATAAGTCTATTGAAAGAATGGATTGAAGATCCTGAGATTCTAATCAACATCAAAGGAATCAAAGAGCTTAAATTTGTAAGAGAAGATGAAAATTTCCTAAGAATTGGATCTCTGGTTACACTTTCTGAGATTACTCAAAATGAAATTATTAAGAAAAATTATGGGATTCTGGTTGAATCTTGTTTAAAAGCTGCTTCTCCTCAGGTAAGAAATCAAGGAACCATTGGTGGAAATCTGTGTCAGAGACCAAGATGTTGGTACTTCAGAGGCAATTTTAATTGCCTGAGAAAAGATGGAACCATCTGTTATGCAGTTCAAGGAGATAATAGATACCATGCAATATTTTCTCCAGGGGGATGTTACTATGTTCATCCATCAGATCCTGCTGTAGCTTTAATTGCCTTAGATGCAAAAGTGAAGATAATGAATAAAAAAGAAGAAAAAATCATTGACCTTGAAAGGTTTTTTGTTAACACTGATAAAGATGTAAAGAAAGAAACAATCCTTGATAGAAATGATATACTTTCAGAGATATTGATTCCCAAAAAGAAGAAGAAAATAGAAGAAAGATTTTTTAAAGTATCAGACCGCGCAGTATGGTCTTTTGCTATTGTTAACCTTGCAGGAATCTTTGAAGTACAGAAAGGAGTATGTAATTTTTCAAGGATTGCAATTGGTGGTGTAGCACCTGTTCCATTGAGAGCGTCAAGGGTGGAAGAATCAATTAAAGACAAAAAATTAAATGAAAAAATTATTAAAATTGCCTCTGATGTGGCTGTTCAGGGAGCAACTTCAATGGAAATGAATGATTATAAACTGGATTTAGTAAAAAATTTAATCGACAAGACTTTAAGTTCATTGACCGGGAATTGA
- a CDS encoding (2Fe-2S)-binding protein: MDKEKIKKTKGISRRNFLKGLGAGIATGIVYPKGAESQVIYESLGETQKRAKINIWVNGILYDMEVENRATLLELLRDYLELAGTKMGCNSSECGACTVLIDGKAFYSCSILAVDCDGKKIETIEGLSKNGELHPVQKAFIEHNAFQCGFCTPGEIMSLKGLYDVNPAPSKEDIIIALSGNLCRCGVYKDIMEAAISLSRSGK; the protein is encoded by the coding sequence ATGGACAAGGAAAAAATTAAGAAAACAAAGGGAATTTCAAGAAGAAATTTTTTGAAAGGTCTTGGAGCTGGAATTGCTACAGGAATTGTTTATCCAAAAGGTGCTGAAAGCCAGGTTATATATGAATCCTTAGGTGAAACTCAAAAAAGAGCAAAAATAAATATATGGGTTAATGGAATTTTGTATGATATGGAGGTTGAAAATAGAGCAACTTTGCTCGAATTATTGAGAGATTATTTAGAATTGGCCGGAACAAAAATGGGCTGCAACTCCTCAGAATGTGGAGCATGTACTGTTCTTATAGATGGAAAAGCCTTTTATTCCTGTAGCATTTTAGCTGTTGATTGTGATGGTAAAAAAATTGAGACAATTGAGGGTCTTTCAAAAAATGGCGAGCTCCATCCAGTTCAAAAAGCATTTATTGAACATAATGCTTTTCAATGTGGATTCTGTACTCCAGGGGAGATAATGTCCTTAAAGGGATTGTATGATGTTAACCCAGCACCTTCTAAGGAAGATATAATAATTGCACTGTCCGGAAACTTGTGCAGATGTGGAGTTTATAAAGATATTATGGAAGCTGCAATTTCTCTAAGCAGAAGTGGAAAATAA
- a CDS encoding xanthine dehydrogenase family protein molybdopterin-binding subunit translates to MEKQKKYEYVVTEVEIEGRVIKTIAAKVPELPVWGKTEVVGKEIHRVDGNEIVTGKAKYTFDVSLPSMLYGAILRSPYPHAKINNINIDKALKIPGVKAVITANDTGEMKLAGGLPIFVKEETKYSGEEIAAVAAITRNIAEEAVRAIEVDFTPLPFVIDPEEAMKPGALEVVPGGNIGNQFRRGRVESLEPSVYQRGDVEKGFSEADFIIEENFSTEVSQHATMELHGTVAYWKGDKLTVWESTQGVFGVQEAIANTLNHPFDKIRVIGTYMGGGFGSKNSAGKYTIIAALLSKKTGKPVKVILSRKEDFEAPNYRPPSKQYLKIGVKKDGTITSLSMRSINQIGAYPVGIGLGSCEGPVQTLYNIPNLKTESYAVFTHTPTPLPMRAPGYVQGTWALEQIMDIAAEKIGMDPVEFRLKNIPEVDPQSGKPYASHGLKECLILGREKFEWEKKKKIKKEIGDKNYGIGLACQIWFGGGGPPANAIIKVNQDGSINLITGAADLGTGTRTVLSQIVAEELKIPVKSITVTNADTETTPYTLPSYGSITVASSGPAVRQAAYDVKLQILSMASIYLEEDMEKLDIKDGIVFVKDKPEKNITFALIARRSPGRMLIGKGERGPNPDKSLKSVGAHFAEVEIDRKTGEVKILKYLAAHDSGRVINPKTWKSQIYGGIAMGIGYGLLENRIMDRRTGKHLNPNFGDYKIPTFLDYPIDVEIIDSNVFYPANEINAKGIGEPPTIPVAPAIANAIYNATGIRFTSAPVTKERIIKGMKKQGEKL, encoded by the coding sequence ATGGAGAAGCAAAAGAAATATGAATATGTTGTTACAGAAGTAGAAATTGAAGGAAGAGTAATAAAAACGATAGCAGCAAAAGTTCCAGAGCTTCCTGTGTGGGGAAAAACAGAAGTTGTTGGAAAAGAAATTCACAGGGTGGATGGAAATGAGATTGTAACAGGAAAGGCAAAATACACATTTGATGTTTCTCTTCCTTCTATGTTGTATGGAGCTATTCTGAGGTCCCCTTATCCCCATGCAAAAATTAACAATATTAACATTGATAAAGCATTGAAGATTCCAGGAGTAAAAGCAGTGATAACTGCAAATGATACTGGAGAAATGAAGCTGGCAGGAGGATTACCAATCTTTGTAAAGGAAGAAACTAAATATTCAGGGGAAGAGATTGCAGCTGTTGCTGCAATTACAAGGAATATAGCAGAAGAAGCTGTTAGAGCAATTGAGGTTGATTTTACACCTCTTCCGTTTGTGATTGACCCTGAGGAAGCAATGAAGCCAGGAGCTCTTGAGGTGGTTCCAGGAGGGAACATTGGAAATCAGTTCAGGAGGGGAAGGGTAGAATCCCTGGAGCCATCGGTTTACCAGAGGGGAGACGTTGAAAAGGGTTTCAGTGAGGCAGATTTTATAATAGAAGAGAATTTTTCTACTGAAGTTTCCCAGCATGCCACGATGGAACTGCATGGAACTGTAGCATACTGGAAAGGAGATAAACTAACAGTGTGGGAATCAACCCAGGGAGTTTTTGGAGTGCAGGAAGCTATTGCTAACACTTTAAATCATCCATTTGACAAGATAAGGGTGATTGGAACATACATGGGAGGAGGATTTGGCTCAAAGAATTCAGCTGGAAAATATACAATAATTGCTGCTTTGTTATCTAAGAAAACAGGGAAACCTGTAAAAGTCATTCTATCAAGGAAGGAAGACTTTGAAGCTCCTAACTACAGGCCTCCATCAAAGCAGTATTTAAAGATTGGTGTAAAAAAAGATGGAACCATAACTTCCCTCTCCATGAGATCGATAAATCAAATAGGAGCCTATCCTGTAGGAATCGGACTCGGAAGCTGCGAAGGCCCTGTTCAGACTCTTTATAATATTCCAAATTTAAAAACAGAAAGTTATGCTGTGTTTACTCATACTCCAACGCCTCTTCCCATGAGAGCTCCGGGTTATGTTCAGGGAACCTGGGCTCTTGAGCAGATAATGGATATTGCTGCAGAAAAAATAGGAATGGATCCTGTTGAATTCAGATTGAAAAATATTCCTGAGGTCGACCCGCAGTCCGGAAAACCTTATGCAAGTCACGGACTGAAAGAATGTCTCATATTAGGACGGGAAAAATTTGAATGGGAAAAGAAGAAAAAAATTAAAAAAGAAATTGGTGATAAAAATTATGGAATTGGCCTTGCATGTCAGATATGGTTTGGAGGAGGTGGACCACCTGCGAATGCAATAATTAAAGTAAATCAGGATGGAAGTATTAATCTTATTACCGGCGCAGCAGACCTCGGAACAGGAACGAGAACAGTTCTTTCTCAGATTGTAGCTGAAGAATTAAAAATTCCAGTAAAATCTATTACAGTAACAAATGCAGATACAGAGACAACTCCTTACACATTACCGAGTTATGGAAGCATAACAGTTGCCTCAAGCGGTCCTGCTGTTAGACAGGCTGCTTACGATGTTAAACTTCAGATTCTATCGATGGCATCTATATATCTGGAAGAAGATATGGAAAAACTTGATATAAAAGATGGAATAGTTTTTGTTAAAGATAAACCTGAAAAAAATATCACCTTTGCTTTAATTGCGAGAAGAAGCCCAGGCAGAATGCTAATTGGAAAAGGAGAAAGAGGGCCTAATCCTGATAAGTCGTTAAAAAGCGTTGGGGCTCATTTTGCTGAAGTTGAAATAGACAGAAAAACAGGTGAAGTAAAAATATTAAAATATTTAGCTGCCCATGATTCAGGAAGAGTAATAAATCCAAAAACATGGAAGAGTCAGATTTACGGTGGAATTGCGATGGGCATAGGATATGGTCTTTTAGAAAACAGGATAATGGATAGGAGAACTGGAAAGCATTTAAACCCAAATTTCGGAGATTACAAAATTCCTACTTTTTTAGATTATCCAATAGATGTTGAGATAATAGATTCCAATGTTTTTTATCCAGCTAATGAAATTAATGCAAAAGGTATAGGCGAACCTCCAACAATCCCCGTGGCTCCAGCAATTGCAAACGCAATCTATAATGCTACAGGTATTAGATTTACTTCAGCGCCTGTCACAAAAGAAAGGATAATTAAAGGAATGAAGAAACAAGGAGAAAAATTATGA
- a CDS encoding nucleotidyltransferase family protein, whose protein sequence is MNKVSAILLAAGKSERIGNSKQLLPFKDSTIIETILGAFLNSYIVETIIVIRKDDLQLKKIVKNYRVKLCLNPYKESEMKDSVSLGLKMVNKNSRGIMVSPSDLPLITTSLINRLVENFNKNPQKIIIPVYEERRGHPTIFPIKYLKNLAGLKENIGLREIIRKNSRNIEEVEIYDEAFLIDVDIYEDYLTILGRK, encoded by the coding sequence TTGAATAAAGTTTCTGCAATTCTTCTTGCTGCTGGAAAATCTGAAAGAATAGGAAACTCAAAACAGCTCCTTCCTTTTAAAGATTCCACAATTATTGAAACAATTCTCGGAGCTTTTTTAAATTCATATATTGTAGAAACCATTATTGTTATCAGGAAAGATGATTTACAATTAAAAAAGATCGTTAAAAATTATCGGGTAAAATTATGTCTTAATCCTTATAAAGAAAGTGAAATGAAGGATTCGGTATCTTTAGGACTTAAAATGGTAAATAAAAATTCGAGGGGAATAATGGTATCCCCCTCAGACCTTCCTCTTATTACCACATCCCTTATAAATCGATTGGTAGAAAACTTTAACAAAAACCCTCAGAAAATTATTATCCCGGTTTATGAAGAAAGAAGAGGACATCCAACAATTTTTCCCATAAAATATTTAAAAAATTTAGCGGGTCTTAAAGAAAATATTGGACTTAGAGAAATAATTAGAAAGAATTCCAGGAATATAGAAGAAGTAGAGATTTATGATGAAGCATTTTTAATAGATGTGGATATATATGAAGATTACCTGACTATATTGGGTAGGAAATAA
- a CDS encoding sigma-54 dependent transcriptional regulator — MTERKINVLLVDDDDVFRKVISKELSILGFNVNAIRSGKEVIQRRLYNEFDVIILDMRMPDLNGEELLKIIKDSSSSTEVIILTAYGNIGGAVNCIKAGAYNYLVKPCSLEELESTIKKAYEKKKLEEENVRLKLQIARKEYYPDVIGKSKEIKKVLDLVSQVAPTNSTVLIEGESGVGKEVIARLIHKKSNRQNKPFVTLDCGAYQESLLQSELFGHEKGSFTGATQLKYGLFEIADGGTIFLDEVGVIPTSFQIKLLGIIEKGTFMRVGGVKEIKVDVRVIVATNTSLKELVKEGKFREDLFYRLNVFNIWIPPLRMRKEDIPLLAEYFIEKLVPPGGEKKKLSDEVLKIFNNYSWPGNVRELRNIIERLLIISKNEVISASDLPSDLIEENRESFLFLKEDVSLKEMEKKYISYLLNRFGGNRRQVADVLGISERNLYRKIKKYNFD, encoded by the coding sequence ATGACTGAAAGAAAAATAAATGTGTTGTTAGTCGATGACGATGATGTTTTTAGAAAAGTTATCTCAAAAGAACTTTCCATTTTAGGATTTAACGTAAATGCTATCAGAAGTGGAAAAGAAGTTATTCAGAGAAGACTCTACAATGAATTTGATGTAATCATTCTCGACATGAGGATGCCCGATTTAAACGGAGAAGAACTTTTAAAAATTATTAAAGATAGCTCTTCGAGTACTGAAGTAATTATACTCACCGCATACGGAAATATTGGCGGAGCAGTAAATTGTATTAAGGCAGGGGCGTACAATTATCTTGTAAAGCCATGTTCATTGGAAGAGCTTGAATCTACTATAAAAAAAGCTTATGAAAAGAAAAAACTTGAAGAAGAAAATGTCAGATTAAAATTGCAAATAGCCAGGAAGGAATATTATCCGGATGTTATTGGGAAGAGCAAAGAAATTAAGAAAGTATTGGATTTAGTTTCTCAGGTAGCCCCTACAAATTCTACAGTTTTGATTGAAGGGGAAAGTGGAGTTGGAAAAGAAGTTATTGCAAGATTGATACACAAAAAAAGCAATCGTCAGAACAAGCCTTTTGTAACTTTAGATTGTGGAGCTTACCAAGAGTCATTACTCCAGAGTGAACTTTTTGGACATGAAAAGGGGTCTTTTACCGGTGCTACTCAACTAAAATACGGTCTTTTTGAAATCGCTGATGGTGGAACAATTTTTCTTGATGAGGTCGGAGTAATTCCTACTTCTTTTCAGATAAAACTTTTAGGTATAATCGAGAAGGGAACTTTTATGAGAGTTGGAGGAGTAAAGGAGATAAAAGTTGATGTAAGAGTTATAGTAGCAACAAACACCTCCCTGAAAGAGCTTGTGAAAGAGGGAAAATTTAGAGAAGATCTATTTTATCGTTTAAATGTATTCAACATATGGATTCCCCCTCTCAGAATGAGAAAAGAGGATATTCCTCTTTTGGCAGAATATTTTATTGAAAAATTAGTACCACCAGGAGGAGAAAAGAAAAAATTGTCAGATGAAGTATTGAAAATATTTAATAATTATTCATGGCCCGGAAATGTAAGAGAATTGAGAAATATAATAGAGAGGCTTTTAATTATATCAAAGAATGAAGTCATTTCAGCTTCTGATCTTCCCTCAGACCTGATTGAGGAAAACAGGGAAAGCTTTTTATTTTTGAAAGAGGATGTTTCTTTAAAAGAGATGGAAAAAAAGTATATCAGTTATCTTCTGAATAGATTTGGGGGAAATAGACGACAAGTTGCAGATGTCCTGGGAATAAGCGAAAGAAATTTATATAGAAAGATTAAAAAATATAATTTTGATTAA
- a CDS encoding XdhC/CoxI family protein, which yields MMKMDILKELKEIIEKDKEVVIATVIDAKGSTPRRIGAKMIIKRDGTIVSSVGGGLAEAEVIKAAEEIFEGGNNRVLELKFYEGKEAKGVGICGGKMQVFLEKIDSLEWINLLMENREEELISGTVITCENVENLFPGERVLIKKNGSFVKDSGNNFINNLIQKEMLESSIKSFPYLSTLNFEDKRVTIFFESFFEKPEILIMGAGHVGMELYKIAKNFNFKIVILDDRKDFANRERFPEADEIICDSWDGMLKNLKINSNSFCVLVNREHSLDQKILKNIVEKEAAYIGMIGSRRKINTIFETLKKEGISEIYLKKVRSPIGIDIGAESPEEIALSIMAEIIKIKNKRDKEITFLKRNYI from the coding sequence ATGATGAAAATGGATATTCTAAAAGAGCTGAAAGAAATTATTGAAAAAGATAAAGAGGTTGTAATCGCCACAGTTATAGATGCTAAAGGCTCCACTCCGAGAAGAATTGGAGCAAAGATGATAATAAAGAGAGATGGCACTATTGTCAGTTCTGTTGGAGGAGGGCTTGCTGAAGCCGAGGTCATAAAAGCAGCAGAGGAAATTTTTGAAGGCGGAAATAATAGAGTTTTAGAACTCAAATTTTATGAAGGAAAGGAAGCAAAAGGAGTTGGAATTTGTGGCGGAAAAATGCAAGTGTTTTTAGAAAAAATTGATAGTCTTGAGTGGATAAATTTATTGATGGAGAATAGAGAAGAAGAATTAATCTCAGGCACTGTCATTACCTGTGAAAACGTAGAAAATCTTTTTCCAGGAGAAAGAGTTCTGATAAAAAAGAATGGGAGTTTTGTAAAAGATAGCGGAAATAATTTTATAAATAATTTAATCCAGAAAGAAATGTTAGAATCGAGTATTAAATCTTTCCCATACCTTTCAACTCTGAACTTTGAAGATAAAAGGGTGACAATATTTTTTGAAAGTTTTTTCGAAAAACCAGAAATTTTAATCATGGGAGCTGGACATGTGGGAATGGAATTGTATAAAATTGCAAAGAATTTTAATTTTAAAATTGTTATTCTGGACGACAGAAAAGATTTTGCAAACAGAGAAAGATTCCCTGAGGCTGATGAAATAATCTGCGATAGCTGGGATGGAATGTTAAAGAATTTGAAAATTAATTCAAATTCCTTCTGCGTTCTTGTAAATAGAGAACACAGTTTGGATCAGAAAATTCTTAAAAATATAGTTGAAAAAGAGGCTGCGTATATAGGGATGATTGGAAGTAGAAGAAAGATAAATACAATATTTGAGACTCTAAAGAAAGAAGGGATCTCAGAAATATATTTAAAAAAAGTTCGTTCTCCGATCGGAATCGATATTGGTGCAGAATCTCCTGAAGAGATTGCCTTGAGCATAATGGCAGAAATAATAAAAATTAAAAATAAAAGGGATAAAGAAATCACCTTTTTAAAGAGAAACTATATATAA
- a CDS encoding ATP-binding protein yields MFKWYKSLKFKIIFFVTLTLAVLLFLFGINLYFHHRNQLLSGLIESTTQMSKLVQKGLEEAMMVGKLTVVASIVQEIAKEEGVKSVIVLDKKGQIKISSQERMINKVLNEKDETCLLCHKYEPRFRGKTVIFKFSKGEEVLRNVTPIFNSPKCFGCHSKENKINGVLIIDFSTDPIKKQLILSLKRIVLWTFLTTIVIILILYFILSKSILEKLKKMLKSIEKIGKGALDEKVSIYSRDEIGELAEKFNWMTERVRESYKELQKNKEYIENMLNSINEGVVVVDRNFNIVLTNSSFKNLIKKKEKIEGEVCYSSGRRFSYQCKGYNEDCAAEITFRTGKPALVFRTIKDRKGNKHFYEIYSSGLFRKDGEVFQVVEVWRDVTERKKLEMDLNHKERLASLGFLVSGISHEINNPLGSISTCVQGLKRRTVENDALEYLELIENEILKIKNLTERLLHLSKKASFLFQPLDLIRCLENVISLNKFQLERLNISLVKEFGEEKFYIRGDETQIQQVFLNVILNSIDAMHNGGILKISIQKDNSYGRVIIEDTGAGIAKKEIDKIFEPFYSGKSNNKRTGLGLFIAYNIIKNHKGEISVESEVGKGTKVEIKFPLAKELS; encoded by the coding sequence ATGTTTAAATGGTATAAGAGTTTAAAATTTAAGATAATTTTTTTTGTAACGTTGACCCTTGCAGTTTTATTGTTTTTATTCGGAATTAATCTATATTTTCATCATAGAAACCAGTTATTGTCAGGTCTTATTGAATCCACCACTCAGATGAGCAAACTTGTTCAGAAGGGATTAGAAGAAGCAATGATGGTGGGAAAATTGACGGTAGTAGCTTCAATAGTCCAGGAAATCGCCAAAGAAGAAGGGGTTAAATCTGTAATCGTTCTTGATAAGAAAGGTCAGATAAAAATCTCATCTCAAGAACGCATGATAAATAAAGTTCTTAATGAAAAGGATGAGACATGTCTTCTGTGCCATAAATATGAGCCAAGATTTAGAGGAAAGACTGTTATCTTTAAATTTTCTAAAGGAGAAGAGGTGCTAAGAAATGTTACCCCAATTTTTAACAGCCCTAAATGTTTTGGATGTCACTCAAAAGAAAATAAAATCAATGGTGTTCTTATAATTGATTTTTCTACTGATCCGATAAAGAAGCAACTTATTCTCAGTTTGAAGAGAATTGTATTATGGACATTTTTAACTACGATCGTAATAATTTTAATTTTATATTTTATCCTGAGTAAGTCAATCCTTGAAAAACTAAAAAAAATGCTGAAGAGTATAGAAAAAATTGGAAAGGGTGCTCTTGATGAAAAGGTTTCTATTTACTCAAGAGATGAGATTGGTGAGCTTGCAGAAAAGTTTAACTGGATGACTGAACGTGTTAGAGAATCTTATAAAGAGCTACAGAAGAATAAAGAATACATTGAAAACATGTTAAACTCTATAAATGAGGGCGTAGTAGTTGTTGATAGGAATTTTAATATAGTTCTTACTAACAGTTCCTTTAAAAATCTGATCAAAAAAAAGGAAAAAATAGAAGGCGAGGTCTGTTATTCCTCAGGCAGGAGATTTTCTTATCAATGCAAGGGATATAATGAAGATTGTGCTGCAGAAATAACATTTCGCACCGGAAAACCAGCTCTTGTTTTTAGAACAATAAAAGACAGGAAAGGAAATAAACATTTCTATGAAATATATTCCTCTGGGCTTTTTAGAAAAGATGGAGAAGTGTTTCAGGTTGTTGAAGTCTGGAGAGATGTAACAGAAAGAAAGAAACTTGAAATGGATCTAAACCATAAGGAAAGGCTTGCTTCTCTTGGATTTCTTGTTTCAGGAATTTCCCATGAGATAAATAATCCTCTTGGTTCAATTTCTACTTGTGTTCAAGGATTGAAAAGGAGAACCGTGGAAAACGATGCCCTTGAGTACTTAGAATTAATTGAAAATGAAATTTTAAAAATAAAAAATTTAACAGAAAGATTACTTCATCTTTCAAAGAAAGCATCTTTTTTATTCCAACCTCTTGATTTAATCCGATGCCTTGAAAATGTTATTTCACTGAATAAGTTCCAGCTCGAGAGATTAAATATTTCTCTTGTAAAAGAATTTGGAGAAGAGAAGTTTTATATTCGTGGAGATGAAACACAGATTCAGCAGGTTTTTTTAAACGTAATCTTGAATTCAATAGATGCAATGCATAATGGTGGAATATTGAAAATTTCGATTCAAAAAGATAATTCATATGGAAGAGTTATTATTGAAGATACAGGAGCAGGAATTGCTAAAAAGGAAATTGATAAAATCTTTGAGCCTTTTTACAGTGGTAAGTCAAATAATAAACGAACAGGGCTGGGTCTTTTTATTGCTTACAATATTATAAAAAACCATAAAGGAGAAATATCGGTAGAGAGTGAGGTCGGAAAAGGAACGAAAGTTGAAATAAAATTTCCATTGGCAAAGGAATTGTCATGA